A region from the Aphis gossypii isolate Hap1 chromosome 1, ASM2018417v2, whole genome shotgun sequence genome encodes:
- the LOC114132715 gene encoding uncharacterized protein LOC114132715 produces MVKVTILLVLLLGLLCDCDNFQNERNKPNSYTYGSPKTRAKNDVIKTNNIQGEESQHFTMSDEPVLDSCPSKIPSLMDPSTSIGFLQPQEISLADQCFSRPQCDFFNPFRTMDGSCNNLQYPTWGQANTASTRIIQANYSDGYAQPRKSISGRELPNARKIRTAILQDIDKSSSKNNLFVMQYAQIVTHDTEFTLLKESGPNGPLKCCNEDGSAPEILPKECLQIKISDDNEPHSKHRCLSVPRALDTSDRGCNIKPVRQMIGVSSFIDASILYGSDLETSRSIRKFKNGKLRRQLGPNGKSYLPNVKKATELCNVTLDSTVCYVTGDPRVNIQPDMSVVTILLMRLHNYLCDELKRLNPKWDDERIYQEARRLLIAMHQHVTYNELVPVILGKDFARENYLLPLSKGFDDSYDQYLNPTTITSFTAAAFRSLHSSIRGFIELVNEARKITSKIRLSDFFFKPDIVQKQDNYDSFTRGLLTQHAQEVDQYFTEEISEFAVRIPDRHQHIDLPSVDLERGRDYGEPSYNKFRQLCGLNEAKTFYDLIDQIDKKDIDALSKVYEHVDDVDYYVAGLLEKSKPGSMLGHTFQCVVGEMFFRLKYGDRFYYEFGHQIGSFKLDQLEEIRKTTLGLIVCITSDIYSVQRNMFEVPSSRNPLVSCNSIAKLNLSAWKEDKPFHVKKIIALILTVELLRVAKKMKKTIIVFVFLVCVSCQCPKKEENGLRPEKKSQPESRCIHAINVPKKNHFFRGQGTKNLTMRDEPAIVDPKPAKIPSLMTSTNAFGMLQPIQIDLADKCFPQPKCDPISPFRTIDGSCNNLNFPVWGQTNTASTRIIEANYFDGKSQQRKAISGRELPNSRHIRTTIFLDMDKPAPEHNVLVTQFGQMIAHDTELTFPKLSGNGGKLECCNPDGTTPRFLPKGCLPITIPQNDPGSKKRCMSIPRAADTSDIGCQIQPVRQLIGVTSFIDGSALYGSDPVTARSLRTFNNGKLKIQSGSNGRSFLPNVKKPTQSCNVPTDNSVCYASGDLRVNQHPNMAVNTISLMRLHNILCDEFKRLNPAWNDEKIYQESRRLLIAMYQHITYNEFVPVILGRDYSRENKLLPLSQGFDNNYDEFLNPTTFTSFTGAAYRALHSYIQGSMDLVSESRQTTSTLRLSDIFLRPDIVQNKDNYDSLIRGMLTQHAQGQDQFFTTEITEFLFRSPNKTDGVDLITLDLERGRDFGIPSYNKFRQLCGLKAARSFGDLTDQISKKNVDALASLYEHVDDVDYYAAGMLEKQKPGSIFGHTFQCVIGEMFFRWKFGDRFFYEFGNQPGSFSLDQLNEIRKTTMASIMCITTNINYVPRNAFVVPNINKNPLVPCVLIPKPNLSAWEEK; encoded by the exons ATGGTGAAAGTTACAATTTTGTTAGTCTTACTTCTGGGTTTATTGTGTGATTgtgacaattttcaaaatgaaagAAATAAACCCAATtcat atACTTACGGTTCACCGAAAACACGTGCTAAAAACGACGTAATCAAAACCAACAACATCCAGGGTGAAGAATCACAACATTTTACAATGAGCGATGAACCAGTATTAGATTCATGTCCTTCAAAGATACC GTCTTTAATGGACCCTTCAACTTCCATTGGATTTTTACAGCCACAAGAAATAAGTCTCGCAGATCAATGTTTTTCTAGGCCacaatgtgatttttttaacccATTCAGAACAATGGATGgtagttgtaataatttacaatacccAACGTGGGGACAAGCTAACACAGCAAGCACACGAATCATTCAAGCTAATTATTCCGATG gtTACGCCCAACCAAGAAAATCAATATCTGGTCGTGAATTGCCAAATGCTCGAAAAATACGTACAGCCATATTACAAGACATTGACAAATcttcatcaaaaaataatttatttgtcatGCAATATGCTCAAATTGTTACACATGATACAGAATTCACGTTACTTAAAGAATCAG GACCTAATGGCCCATTGAAGTGTTGTAATGAGGATGGTTCTGCACCGGAGATTCTACCGAAAGAATGCCTTCAGATTAAAATCTCAGATGATAATGAACCACATTCAAAACACCGATGCTTATCCGTTCCAAGAGCACTTGACACATCGGATCGGGGTTGTAATATTAAACCAGTCAGACAA atgATTGGGGTTTCTAGTTTTATTGATGCATCGATATTATATGGATCAGACCTTGAAACATCACGTTctataagaaaatttaaaaatggaaaGCTCAGGCGGCAGTTGGGACCTAATGGGAAATCGTATCTACCCAATGTGAAAAAAGCGACAGAACTTTGCAACGTCACTCTTGATAGCACAGTATGTTACGTTACAG GTGATCCAAGAGTTAATATACAACCAGACATGTCAgttgttacaattttattaatgagactacataattatttatgtgatGAGCTTAAAAGACTAAATCCCAAGTGGGATGATGAGCGAATATACCAAGAAGCCAGGAGATTACTCATCGCAATGCACCAGCATGTTACATATAATGAACTAGTTCCAGTAATTTTAg GAAAAGATTTTGCTAGAGAAAACTATTTACTACCGTTGAGTAAAGGATTTGACGATAGCTACGACCAATATTTAAATCCGACAACAATAACTAGCTTTACAGCCGCTGCGTTCAGATCACTACATAGCTCCATACGTGGATTtattga ATTAGTGAACGAAGCCCGAAAAATAACATCAAAAATACGATTgagcgattttttttttaaacccgATATAGTACAAAAACAAGATAATTATGATAGCTTCACCAGAGGTCTATTAACGCAACACGCACAAGAAGTAGATCAATATTTCACAGAAGAG attAGTGAGTTCGCAGTCAGAATACCGGACAGACATCAACATATCGACTTGCCAAGCGTAGACTTGGAGCGTGGTAGAGATTATGGAGAGCCatcttacaataaatttagacAACTCTGTGGATTGAACGAGGCCAAAACCTTTTATGACTTAATCGaccaaatagataaaaaa GACATTGACGCCTTATCAAAAGTTTATGAACACGTGGATGATGTCGACTATTACGTAGCTGGCCTCTTGGAAAAATCAAAACCCGGATCCATGTTAGGCCATACATTCCAATGTGTTGTTGGAGAAATGTTTTTCAGATTGAAGTATGGTGATCGATTTTATTACGAATTCGGACATCAGATAGGCTcttttaaattag ATCAACTCGAAGAAATAAGAAAAACGACATTAGGACTCATCGTGTGTATAACATCAGACATTTATTCTGTACAACGTAATATGTTTGAAGTACCCAGTAGTCG tAATCCATTGGTATCTTGCAACTCTATAGCTAAACTCAATTTGTCTGCCTGGAAAgaaga TAAACCATTTCACgtgaaaa agaTAATCGCTTTAA TCTTGACCGTCGAATTGTTAAGAGTtgctaaaaaaatgaaaaaaactattatcgtTTTCGTGTTTCTTGTTTGCGTATCATGTCAATGTcctaaaaaagaagaaaatggACTCAGAccag aaaaaaaaagtcaaccaGAATCACGTTGTATACATGCTATAAATGTCCCCAAGAAAAACCATTTCTTTCGTGGTCAAGGAACTAAAAATTTGACGATGAGAGATGAGCCAGCAATCGTAGATCCAAAACCTGCTAAGATACC aTCCCTAATGACTTCAACAAACGCTTTTGGAATGTTACAACCAATACAAATTGACCTTGCCGATAAATGTTTTCCTCAACCAAAGTGTGATCCCATTTCACCATTCAGAACCATAGATGGtagttgtaataatttgaattttccaGTTTGGGGACAAACAAATACAGCGAGTACTCGAATTATTgaagcaaattattttgatg gtaAATCGCAGCAAAGAAAAGCAATTTCGGGTCGCGAATTGCCCAATTCCAGACATATACGAACAACAATATTCTTAGACATGGATAAACCTGCACCAGAACATAATGTACTGGTCACACAATTTGGACAAATGATTGCACACGATACTGAATTGACATTTCCTAAGCTTTCAg GAAATGGTGGTAAGCTTGAATGTTGCAACCCAGACGGTACGACTCCAAGATTTTTACCGAAAGGGTGCCTTCCAATTACCATTCCACAAAATGACCCTGGTTCGAAAAAACGATGTATGTCCATTCCACGAGCAGCTGATACATCAGACATAGGTTGTCAAATCCAACCGGTTCGACAA CTTATTGGTGTTACTAGTTTTATTGACGGTTCAGCGTTGTACGGTTCAGATCCTGTTACAGCAAGAAGTTTACGTACGTTTAATAATGGCAAGCTGAAAATACAATCTGGATCAAACGGAAGAtcatttttaccaaatgtaAAAAAACCAACACAATCTTGTAATGTCCCTACAGATAACTCAGTATGCTACGCTTCag GAGATCTAAGAGTTAACCAACATCCCAATATGGCAGTTAACACGATTTCTTTGATGCGATTACATAACATACTGTGTGACGAGTTCAAAAGATTGAACCCCGCATGGAACGacgaaaaaatataccaaGAATCCAGGAGACTACTCATCGCAATGTAtcaacatattacatacaatgAATTCGTTCCGGTGATTTTGG gaAGAGATTATTCcagagaaaataaattactaccgTTAAGTCAAGGCtttgacaataattatgatgaaTTCTTAAACCCTACTACATTTACTAGTTTTACTGGAGCTGCGTACAGAGCTCTCCACAGCTATATACAAGGATCAATGga tttagttAGTGAATCCAGGCAAACCACGTCAACGTTACGTctaagtgatatatttttaagacccgacatagtacaaaataaagataattatgaTAGTCTCATTAGAGGAATGCTAACTCAACACGCACAGGGGCAAGATCAATTTTTTACAACAGag ATTACTGAATTTCTATTCAGAAGTCCGAACAAAACGGATGGCGTTGACTTGATCACCTTAGATTTGGAACGCGGACGAGATTTTGGAATACCTTCTTACAATAAATTCAGGCAACTATGTGGATTGAAAGCGGCTAGATCATTTGGGGATTTGACTGATCAAATTAgcaaaaaa aacGTCGACGCCTTAGCTAGCTTGTACGAACACGTGGACGACGTAGATTATTATGCAGCTGGTAtgttagaaaaacaaaaaccagGATCCATATTTGGGCACACATTCCAATGCGTTATTGGTGAAATGTTTTTCAGATGGAAATTTGGCGATCGATTTTTTTACGAATTTGGAAACCAACCAGGTTCTTTTAGCTTAG
- the LOC114132718 gene encoding serine/threonine-protein kinase Nek8, translated as MDYNLYYGVKSNRLLIVSNRAPEFTTAVKNTLPGVFVVRYNYDTSSLDDIISKIDDKMQHRKVKSIAILMHSDETQFYICSTNEKVLNGDSLIDDPDINYFLKSLSDYCHRGSSRLDFFNSRLASNCVKYQLCLALRQLTQCDVGIWPDLMGEEYNGELYFNSSDIRPTKTALDGYQRIRTVGKGAFGVATLYRNTNKNNLVVIKQINMLDMTAQERQLALNEAKVLSLLNHPYIISYYGSFEMDGVLMIEMEYADGGTLAEYLIGRNTNLLPERQILEMFLQMSEAIQCIHQRNILHRDLKTTNVFLTKQRKVKLGDFGISKIMTTKLQALTVVGTPYYISPEMCEGKQYDQKSDIWALGCILYEMTSLQRTFDASNLPALIHFITKENFAPIPLCYSLNLKKLVNDLLQKDPLRRPDANYLVEIVPDFIDFITDSNWIQESSEVELSNEDLLNRSVVYQFSSPTNLTPVQLPFRIQIVQLAVSQTHFVALTSDYSIFTWGEDKHGQLGHGEETPWKNDPQCVVSLMDKHITQVGAGQHFSVFVSSTGLVMTTGDGKYGALGHGDWNSVSRPKLIDFLLKVDVVKISCGNYHLAVLTNEGQLYTWGRGNYGQLGLGNLQDCCFPILVNWPFNEKIKSIQCGPDCTAVITDNQNVYACGLNKCNKLGLNRPSLFKLKFKEVPFESLFTKIKFLEGLQVTYVCFGECHGAAITTQGHAVIWGSNIYSQRGKLHVSQNKPNLLQLPGYSKAQIIDCGPTYTLIGTDDNAVVFCGTRFSMDTKALTQMTSMFTSEVIARPKVILGLYATDEQIDKGQLLVLNSLKAVGHNLMITVDTFLRINS; from the exons atggaCTATAATCTGTACTATGGAGTGAAATCCAATCGCTTATTGATAGTTTCTAACCGAGCACCGGAATTTACGACAGCAGTGAAAAATACCTTGCCTGGTGTATTTGTAGTAAGGTATAACTACGATACATCGTCGCTGGACgacattattt CCAAAATAGATGACAAAATGCAGCATCGAAAAGTGAAAAGTATTGCTATTCTTATGCATTCAGATGAAacccaattttatatttgttctaCAAACGAAAAA gttCTGAATGGTGATAGTTTAATTGATGATccagatataaattattttctgaagTCACTGTCGGATTATTGTCATCGAGGATCATCGAGACTAGACTTTTTTAATAGTCGTTTGGCTTCGAATTGTGTAAAATACCAACTGTGCTTAGCTCTACGTCAATTGACtcag TGCGATGTAGGCATATGGCCGGATCTAATGGGAGAAGAATATAAtggtgaattatattttaattcatccgATATCAGACCTACCAAGACTGCTTTAGATGGTTATCAACGAATTCGAACTGTTGGGAAAG GGGCATTTGGGGTGGCGACTTTATAcagaaatacaaataaaaataatttagtggtCATTAAACAGATCAATATGTTAGATATGACTGCACAAGAGAGACAGCTTGCTTTGAACGAAGCGAAAGTCTTATCGTTACTCAATCATCCCTATATAATAAG cTACTATGGAAGTTTTGAAATGGACGGTGTTCTTATGATTGAAATGGAATATGCAGATGGTGGTACTCTAGCTGAGTATTTGATTGGTCGTAACACTAATTTATTGCCTGAAAGAcaaattttagaaatgtttttaCAAATGTCTGAAGCGATTCAATGTATTCATcaacgtaatattttacatag GGATTTAAAGacaacaaatgtttttttgacaaaacaaCGTAAAGTGAAGTTAGGTGATTTcggaatttcaaaaataatgactaCGAAGTTACAAGCGTTGACAGTAGTTGGAACACCATATTACATAAGTCCAGAAATG tgtGAAGGTAAACAATATGATCAGAAATCAGATATTTGGGCGTTgggttgtatattatacgagatGACGAGTCTTCAGCGTACTTTTGATGCTTCCAATCTTCCAGCgctaattcattttataacaaaa GAAAATTTCGCACCAATACCATTatgttattcattaaatttaaaaaaactagtgAACGATTTACTTCAAAAAGATCCACTCCGAAGACCCGATGctaattatttagttgaaaTAGTACCAgatttcattgattttataaccgATTCCAATTGGATCCAAGAAAGCAGTGAAGTTGAATTGAGTAATGAAGATTTACTAAACAG atCAGTAGTATATCAATTTTCATCTCCAACAAATTTGACGCCAGTTCAATTACCGTTTAGAATCCAAATTGTACAGCTTGCAGTGAGCCAAACACATTTCGTTGCTCTTACGAGTG attattcaattttcactTGGGGTGAAGACAAACATGGACAATTGGGTCACGGCGAAGAAACACCATGGAAAAACGATCCTCAATGCGTCGTCTCGTTGATGGATAAACACATTACCca AGTCGGAGCAGGGCAACACTTTAGTGTTTTTGTTAGTAGCACAGGTCTCGTAATGACCACCGGTGATGGTAAATATGGTGCCCTCGGCCACGGCGATTGGAATAGCGTTTCTAGACCAAAACTTATAG attttttattaaaagtagacGTGGTGAAAATTTCTTGTGGTAACTATCACCTAGCGGTATTGACGAATGAAGGTCAACTTTACACTTGGGGTCGTGGAAATTACGGGCAACTAGGACTGGGAAACTTACAAGACTG ctGCTTTCCAATTTTGGTCAATTGGCCTTTCAAcgagaaaattaaatcaatccAATGCGGTCCTGACTGTACGGCTGTAATTACGGACAATCAAAACGTGTATGCATGTGGACtgaataaatgcaataaactTGGTCTGAACCGACCGTCTTTATTTAAActcaaa ttTAAAGAAGTGCCGTTTGAAAgtttatttaccaaaataaaattcttagaaGGATTACAAGTGACATATGTGTGTTTTGGTGAGTGTCACGGTGCTGCTATAACTACACAAGGTCACGCAGTTATTTGGGGAAGTAACATTTATTCCCAACGAGGGAAATTGCATGTGTCTCAAAACAAGCCGAATCTACTCCAGTTGCCTGGTTACAGCAAAGCACAA ATTATCGACTGTGGACCAACGTATACATTAATTGGTACAGATGACAATGCTGTAGTGTTTTGTGGTACACGTTTTTCA ATGGACACCAAAGCCCTCACTCAAATGACTTCAATGTTTACATCAGAAGTTATTGCTAGGCCGAAAGTTATACTTGGATTATATGCCACTGATGAACAAATTGATAAAGGCCAGTTATTGGTGCTTAATTCACTTAAAGCAGTTggtcataatttaatgataactgttgatacatttttaaggatcaatagttaa